The region TTGCGGATGGTCAGCATGTTCGGCAACGCACCGCGAGCCCTGGTATTGCTCGCCCGACGAGGAAGGCGCATGCACGTGGCCATTCAGCCGATCATCAACACGCCCGACCTGGACCGCCTGCTGAACTTCTACACGGCGCTGTTCGGCGCGGTGGAGAAGTACCGCATCCCCGACACCGAGCCGACGTTCTACATCGGCCTGGAGGTCGATGACTTCGAGCTGGGCCTGGTGATCGCCAGGGACGCCGAGACCGGTACCACCGGCCGTGTGCTGCTCAGCTTCGACGTGGAGAACGTCGACGCGCTCCTGGAACGGGTGGAAGCCGTCGGCGGCCGGGTCCTGGGCCCGCCGAACGACATGCCGTGGGGCCAGCGAGTCGCCCACATCCAAGACCCCGATGGCAACGCGGTGAACCTCACCCAACAGCTCTGACGCTCCTCGTGAGTGATCGTTTGCGGCAAGAACCGGTGCGAACGCTTCCGAGCTCCGGTCAGTTCAGCTATAGGGTCGCGACCATGCCGCCGTCGCAGCGGATCGCGGTGCCCGTGATGTAAGACGCCTTGGCGCTGCACAGGAACGCCGCCGCCGCGCCGAATTCCGTAGGGTCGCCGTAGCGGCCTGCCGGGATCGCGGCTTCCGTGGACGCGCGAACTTCCTCGGGCGTCCGTTGCTCGCGTTCGGCTTGGGCGGTATCGAGACTGGCCACCCGGTCCGTCGCGATCCGGCCCGGCAGCAGCAGGTTCGCAGTGACACCGTCGGCCGCGACCTCTGCGGCCAGGCCCTTCAGGTACGCCGCGAGCGCGCTGCGGCCGATGTTGGACAACGCCAGGCGCGGGATCGGCGCGACCACTCCGCTGGAGCCGATCGCGAGCACCCGGCCCCAACCCCGTTCGCGCATCCCGGGCAGCACTCCCGCCACGAGGCGCTGATGCACCAGCAGCAGGTTGTGGACTGCTTGCGTGGTGTCGTCGATCGTGAGCACCGACGCCGTCGCCGGGCGTGGGCCGGGGCCGTTGAGCACCAGGATGTCGATGTCGCCCAACGCCGAAGTGGCTGCCGCGAGCAACTGGTCGGCGCCATCGGGTGCCGTCAGGTCGACCTCGATGCCGACCGCGCCGGGCAGTTCGGCGGCGATGGCGCGGGCCCGGTCGCCACGGCGGCCCGATACCACCACGTTGACGCCTTCGGCCGCCAGCGCACGGGCCGTCGCCTCGCCCAGTCCGCCTGTCGAGGCGCACACGAAGGCATTGCGCCCGGAAATTCCCAGTTCCATCAGTTGATCTCCGCGTTCGGGGTAGCAGACAGGTGTCGGTCCAGTTGTCCGGCGAGGCTTTCCGGCATGCCCCGGACGCCGGAATCCAGCAGCAGGCCCCGGCGGCGCAGCGCTGCGGATCGCCAGCCCGATTCTGGCGTGCGCCTCGAAGCTCACCGGCGGCCGGTACGGCGAGTACGTGTCACGCGCCGTCTGGTATGCGGCCGGACACGGGCGACCAGGACTTCCGGCACCGAGAAGCCAGTTATCCCGCCCGCCGGTCCGAGCTCGTCGAGCGGCCCCGCCTAGACCGCCGAACGCCGGCATCACCCACATCGCGCATGAGCCGGGCCAGGCTTGACTCGTCGACGTCCAATGTGGATTCGGAGAGCGGGGTCGCACCGGCGGATTCGGTGGCATTCCTTGCCTTTCTGGTTCTCCGGACGCTTGATCCAGTGCTCGCTCTGGCCGGTGGCGACTCACTCACGACGTCTGGCGTGCCGGATTGCCGAACCACCAGGTGATCAGCGGGCCTGCCACCGCCAGGAGAAGGACGTAGCCGGTGGTCAGGGGGCCGACCAGGACGTCTTGGGTGGCCACCAGTCCGACGATGACGATCGAGAATTCGCCGCGGACGATCAGCACGGTGCCCGCGCGCAGTCGGCCTCGGCGCCCGGCTCCGCCGCGGGCCGCCGCGTACCAGCCGGTGCCGATCTTGGTCAGCGCGGTCACCGCGGCCAGCGCGGCTGCCAGCGGGAGCAGCGGCAACAGCGAGGCCGGGGGCACCGAAATGCCGATCGCCAGGAAGAACGCCGCCGCGAAAAGGTCCCGCAGCGGTGCGACCACGGAGCGCACCCGGTCGGCCAGTGGGCCGGTCAACGCCAGGCCGACCAGGAACGCTCCCACGGCGGCCGAGGTGCCGGCCAGCTCCGCGATCGCGGCCACCACCAGGGCAAGCCCGACGATCCGCAGCAGCAACTGCTCGGTGTCGCGGTCCTCGACCAGATGGCCGACGCGGTGTCCCCAGCGGCGCGAGACGATCAACGCCAGCAGCAGGACCCCCACCGCGACCGCGACGCTGGCCACGCCGTGCAGCGCCGTGCCGCCGGTGGCCAGCACCGCGAGGATCGGTAGGTACACCGCCATCGCGAAGTCTTCGAGCAGCAGGACCGACAGCACGGCCGGGGTTTCCCGGTTGCCGAGCCGGTGCAGGTCGTCCAGCAGGCGGGACACGATCGTCGACGACGACACCCAGGTCACACCGGCCAGCGCCACGATTCCGGTGGCGTCCAGGCCGAGCAGCCAGCCGGCCAGTGCGCCCGGCGCGGCGTTGACGACCATGTCCGCCAGGCCGGAGGGAACGTGCTGCCGCAGCGTCACGGTGAATTCTTCGATGGAGAACTCCAGGCCGAGGGTCAGCAGCAGGAGCACGACCCCGATCGACGCGCCGATTTCCACGAAGTCCCGTGCCGCGGGCAGCGGCGCGATACCGCCCTCGCCCACCGCCAGGCCCACCAGCAGGTACAGCGGGATCGGCGACACCCCAAAACGCCGGGTGACCGTGCCGACCGCGCCGAGCACGATCAGCACGATCCCCAGCTCCAGCAGGAGGGCGATCGAGGTGTGCACCGCAACTCACCCCGCCAGGATGTGTTCCACCCCGGTGATGCCCTGCTGCGTGCCGATCACCACGAGAATGTCCCCGGCCTGCAACGACTGGCTCGGCGCGGGGGAGGCGATGACGTCCTCGCCGCGCACGATCGCCACGATCGACGCGCCGGTGCGGGTACGGGCGCGGGTCTCGCCGAGCGTGCGCCCGGCGAACGCCGACCCGGGGGTGACTTCGACCTGCCCCGCGTTCAGCCCCGGCACTTCGCGGGTCAGATCGGCGAAGCGCTCGGCGATTCGCGGGGCGCCGAGGATTTCGGTGACCGCGTCGGCTTCGTCTTCGCTGAGCCGGAACAGCACGCGGACCTCGTCGGGATCATCGCTGGGGTAGGTGACGAACTCGAAGTCGCCGCGCCGCCGAGCCACCACTCCGATGCGCTGGCCGTTGGTGGTGGTGAACTCGTAGCGCAGCCCGACCCCCGGGAGCAACACTTCGGTGACATCCATGCGTGCATCATCGCGCCGCCGCGTCCTACCTGCCGGTGGAGCAGGTGGCCCCGGAGACCGGCGGCGATTTCCATGGAAGTCAACGCGCCGATTACCCGAAGAGGGAGTCACCCCAGTGGCCGCCGGGTGGGACTCCTGGCGGGCAGGCGAAGATGGCCGATCCGGTGTGCTCCAGATACTCCATCATCGCGTCCTTCTTGGACAGCATCCGCTGCACGGGCACGAACTGGGTGCGCGGGTCGCGGTTGAAGCACACGAAAAACAGCCCCGCGTCCAGCCGCCCGAGCCCGTCGGATCCGTCGGTGAAGTTGTAGCCGCGGCGCAACATCCGCACCCCGCCGTGCGTCGCGGGCGCGGCGAGCCGGATGTGCGCGTCGGCCGCGATCCGGAACTCGCCGTCCGGGCTGCGGGCCTGGAGGTCGACCGGGTCGAACTCCTCGGCCGCGCCGTTCGGTGCGCCGCTGCCCTTGGCCCGGCCGACGATGGCTTCCTGCTCGGCCAGTGACGTCCGGTCCCAGGTCTCGATGTGCATCCGGATCCGCCGGGCCACCAGGTAGGTCCCGCCGGACATCCACTCCGGGCCGTCGCCCGGCTGAACCCAGACGTGCCGGTCCAGCTCCGCGGTGTCCTCGGCCTTCAGGTTGTTCGTGCCGTCCTTGAACCCGAACAGATTGCGCGGTGTGCTCTGCGCCCGCGATGTCGTGGAGGTCCGGCCGAACCCGAGCTGCGACCAGCGCACCGCGACCTTGCCGAACCCGATGCGCGCCAGGTTGCGCACCGCGTGCACGGCCACTTGCGGATCGTTGGCGCAGGCCTGCACGCACAGGTCCCCGCTGCTGCGCGCGGGATCGAGGTTGTCGGCGGGGAAGTGCGGCAGGTCGAGCAGTGCGGCGGGACGGCGATCGCCGAGCCCGAACCGGCCGTCGAACAGCGACGGCCCGAACCCGATGGTCAGCGTCAGCGCGGACGCGGGCAGGTCGAGGGCCTCGCCGGTGTCACCCGGCGGTGCCTCGGTGCGCCCGCCGACCGCGCCGTTCTCGATCGCCTCCAACCCGGCGGTCATCCGCTCGGCGGCCTGCGTCCAGTCCCGCAGCAGCGCGGCCAACTCGGCGCGGTCGGTCGTGGTCACGTCGAAGGCCACGAAGTGCATCCGGTCCTGCGCCGGGGTGGTGATGCCGGCTTGGTGCGGACCCCGGAAGGGCACCGTGGCCGCCGTCTCGTCGGGGCGGCTCGCGGCGAAGTACCCCGTCCCGGCGGCGGTGCCCGCGATCGCGACACCGGCGCCGGTCATCCCGAACAGCCGACGGCGGGACACACCGGTCATTGCGCCACCACGCCCGCGGTCTTGCTCAGCGGCTCGCCGAGCGCGTCCACGGCCGAGGCCAGTTCCTTGACCTGCTCGGGGGTCAGCTCGGTGTAGAGCTTGAAGCCGTCGCCGACCTGGTAGCGCGCCAGCAGCGCGTCCACCGCCGCGAACTTCTGGTCCAGGACCGCCAGCAGCTGCGGGTCCTTCGCGCTCAGCACCGGCCGCAGCGTGGTGACCACCTGCTTGGCGCCGTCCACGTTGGCCCGGAAATCCCACAGGTCGGTGTGCGAGAAGGTCTCCTCCTCGCCGGTGACCTTGCCGGTGGCGACCTCGTCGAGCAGTTCCTTGGCGCCGTTGGCGATGCCCGCCGGGGTCAGCTGGACGGTCCGGGTCTGCGCAACGAGCTGGTCGACGTCGGCGAGAAGCTGGTCGGCGATCGCCGGGGTGTCGGGCTGCGGCCCGGTGACCCAGAGGTCCTTTTCCAGCCGGTGGAAGCCGGTGAACTGCTGGCCCTGCTCCAGATCGGCCTCCCGGCCATCCATCCTCGGGTCCAGGTCGCCGAAGCTCTCCGCGACCGGTTCGATGCGCTCCCACGGCAGCCGAGCCGAGGCGTACAACTGCTTGGCCTGCTCCACATCACCGGCCTTGACCGCTGCGGCGAACCTCGCGGTGCCGGCCTTGAGCTGGTCGGCCTGTTCGTCCACGTAGCGCTTGTAGTCGGCGACGGCCTGCGTGGCGGCACCGTTCTGCGCGCTCGCGGAGCCGGTGACGGTGAACTCGCCGCGGATGCCGTCGCCCTGCATGCCGGGCTTGCACGCGGTGGTGTACTTGCCGCCCTGCGGCACTTCGACGACCAGCTGCCGGGTCAGGCCGGGACCGATGTTCTCGACCTCGCTGAGCACCCGGTCGCCCTCGCCGTAGAGGTAGAACTCGGTGACCTGGCTGCCGGTGTTGGTGATGTCGAAGCGGATCGTGCCGGCCGGGGCGGAGGTCGTGGACAGCTTGCAGGCGTCGTCGCCGGCTTGCACCGCGATCGCACCGGGCGCGGAGCCGGCGGTCTGCCCGCCGCATCCGGCCGCGAGCAGGATGGTGCCGAGCGCGGGCAGCAGGGTGCGGGCTTTGATGGTCACTTTGCGTCTCCGGTACGGATCTCGGCGGGCCGGGCGGCGCCGCGATGGGGGCGGAGGAACAGGGTGAGTACGACCGCGACGTAGCCGACCCAGACGATGGCTTCGAGCACGGTGGTCTGCGGGGAGAAGTTGAAGATGCCCTTGAGCAGCGCGCCGTACCAGGAGTTCGGCGGGACGTAGGCGCTGACGTCGAAGGCGAGCGTGTGCAGGCCGGGCAGCAGGCCGGCTTCCTGCAGGTCGTGCATCCCGTAGGCGAAGACCCCGGCGGCGACGAAGACCAGCAGCACCCCGGTGACGGTGAAGAACTTCGACAGGTTGACCTTGACCGCCCCGGCGTAGATCAGGTAGCCGAGCAAGATAGCGATCGCGATCCCGATCAGGAATCCGACCAGTGGCAGCACGGTGCCGCCGCCGGCGGACTGCACGCTGGAGAAGAAGAACACCGCGGTCTCCAGGCCCTCCCGGCCGACCGCCAGGAACGCCACGGTGGCCACGGCAACCGGTCCGAGCTGCAGCGCATCGTCGAGTTGGCCGCGCAACTGGGCCGCGAGGGTGCGACCGGCCTTGCGCATCCAGAAGATCATGCCGGTGACGAAGCCGACCGCGATGATCGAGGCGATCCCGCCGAATCCCTCCTGGGCTTCGAAGCTCAGCGTCGCCGCGGTGTAGGTGAGCACCGCGCCTACCGCCACCGACAGCGCCACCGCCAAGCTGACCCCGGTCCAGACCAACGGCAGCGCGCGGCGGCGTTCGGTGCGGACGAGGAATGCGACCAGAATGCTGACCACGAGAACGGCCTCCAGCCCCTCCCGCAGCCCGATGAGGGCATTGCTGAATAGCATTCACATCTTCCTTCGCCGGCGATTCGGTGAGCGATAAGAAACTAGGTAAGGCTCACCTTTGTGTCAAACGGGTGTGAAGACCATGACACCGATCCGCGACAGGTCCACGGCGCGCTCCGCTCGGCCCTTTTGGCCTGCTTTTTCGATCCATGTCCGAAATGGTCGAATGGGTGTGTCACGCTTCGCCGAGTCCGCGTCGGCAAGAATTCGATCTTGGTTTCCCGGGTTCGACGGGGAAAGCGAAGACCCGAGACCGCCTTAGCCAAGTTCATCCGGCCGTACTCCGGAATCCTCGGGGCCCGCCGGGAAATGATCAAGTGATCGCGAAGTTCCCGATTGTGCGCTCCGTGAGGCGCCGGATGGGCCGGTTGTGACGCGCGGGGAGCTTTGGGTCACGTTGCGCTCCACGGGGTCGGGAAAATCGGTTAAAGTGTCGACTGGCACCGGTGGGCTACGCCCGCCGGCGAACGACCTGGCGGTGCCGGGTGGGCCGCCGGAGTACCCCCGCTCCCGGCTGGTCGTCCCGGCGTTCGACCGCAAAGCTAGCCGTACCGGTCCGAGGCGCCACCTGAGACCGGGCGGCTGTCCCGGGTGGCCAAAAGGGAGGGGCGGCGCGAGCCGTCTCGGTCATCCGCGTGGAAGAGCCCGCTGACCGGCCGGTCAGCGGGTTTTTTCGCTTCCAGGGCCCGAACCCGGCGCTGCTGGCCGGCAGACCAAGATCAAGGGTGCGGCGAGTGGCGGTCCGGCTCGGGAAAGAGCACGGTACCGAGTATGTCCACTGTTAAGGCGCAACAACCAGGCGTGTTCTACCGGGGTCCGTCCCCGGAGGCCGACCCGTACGTGCGCGAAGGCGGCCACGTCGATGTCGGCCAGACCATCGCGGTGATCGAGGCGGTGAAGACCTACAGCCCGGTGAAGGCGGAAACCAGCGGCACCATCACCCGCTTCCTGCTCGACGACGGCACCGAAGTCGCCCCCGGACAGGACGTGGTCGAAGTCGCCGAGGAAACATCCCCACTCGGTTGATCTTGAATTCCGCGCAAGCCCTATCATGACCGCGCAATCGTGGGAAGCAGGAGGGCCGTGCGCGGGGTCGACTATTACGAACTGCTGGGCGTGACACGGAACGCGACGGCAGCGGAGATCAAGTCCGCTTATCGGTCGCTGGCACGCAGCATGCACCCCGATGTCGGTGGCACCGCAGGAACCTTCCGGTTGTTGCAGGAGGCGTACGAGACGCTCAACGATCCGGTCCGCCGCGCCGACTACGACGGTGCGGGCGAGCCCATCCGCCGCCCGCGGGTGACGGGGCGGCGCCGTCGGCGGAGTTTCGGCGAAGATCCGGCCTACGTCCCGAAGTTGCCGCGGCTGCGGCTGGACGACATCCCGTGGTGGGACACCGTCGATCCGGACACCCGGGTCCGCTACCTGCCGGTCACCGGCCCGGATCGGGCACCCACGCTGGCGCTGGTGGGCGGCTGGTCGCTGTTGCTGCTGGCCGGGCTCGCCGTCGAGTTGAGCGCCATGCTGATGGCCGCCTGGCTGGCCGTGCTGGTGGGCTCCGGCGTGGTGATCGTGCTGCTGCTGCGTCGGCATGTCCGAGCGCACCGGGTCAACCGCTCGTTCGCCGCGGAGTTCGGCGGGCAACGTATCTTCGGCCTTCCGGACGGGCAGGACGAGCGGGCCCAGCAGCTGACCGCCGAGCTGTGCGCGAAGTACCTGACCCGGCTGCCGGGCGTGCGGGTGTTCCACGGACTGTCCTGGCCCGATTCGGTGTTCGAGGACGTCCACCACGCCGTGCTCTGCGGGCGGCGGCTGGTGCTGGTGGAATCCAAGAGCTGGTTGCCCGGCCACTACACCTCCGACGACGAGGGCACGCTGTGGCGCAACGGCCATCCGTTCCGCGGCGGCGCGACCAGGCTGCCGGAGGGCGTCGCCCTCTTCGAGGAGCTGCTGCCCGGTATCGAGGTGCGCGGCGTGGTGCTGATCTACCCCAGCCGTGCCGGTGACATCACCACCGTGGAGCAGGATGGCGACCCGGTTTCGCCGATGACCCCGGCGCAGTTCGTGTGCGACATCGGGCGGTGGCTCGCGCAGGATTCGGCCACCGTGGATCGCGATGCGTTCACGACGGTGCTGGACCAGGTCGTCGCCGACTGACCGGCGCGCGAACTTTCTTCGCGCGGCCCCGATGAGTTTTCGTTGCGCCCGAGGTCGATACGGGTAGTCGGTATCTCCAGCCCTCGGGAAAGGGTGCAACATGACTACCAGCTCGAACGCGGCGGTTTCTCAGCGGCGGGGCGTACACGTGACGCTCTGGGTGCTCCAGGCTCTGCTCGCGGCGTTCTTCGCGTTCGCCGCCGTCCCCAAGCTGATCGGTGATCCGACGACAGTCGAGATGTTCGGGCTGATCGGGCTCGGGCAGTGGTTCCGGTACCTGACCGGCGCGCTGGAACTGCTCGGCGCCATCGGCCTGCTCGTGCCCCGGTTGGCCGGACCGGCCGCGCTCGGTCTCGCCTGCGTCATGGTCGGCGCGACGATCACCCAGCTGTTCGTGTTCGACTCGCCGGTCATGGCGCTCCCGCCGCTCGTGCTCGTCCTGGTGTTCGTGGCGCTCGCCTGGGGGCGTCGCCAGACCATCCCGTTCCTGGCCAACCGCTGATCAACCGCGCGTGTGAAACGGAGAAACGATGTCCATCAAGACCTTCATCAACCTGCCGGTCAAGGACCTCAACAGGGCGGTCGACTTCTTCACCGCGCTGGGCTTCACCTTCGACCAGCGGTTCACCGACGAAAACGCTACCTGCATGGTGATCAGCGACGATTCCTACGCGATGCTGCTGGTGGAACCGTTCTTCCGGCAGTTCACCAAGAAGGAGCTGGTCGACGCGAACAAGGCCACCGAAGTCCTGGTGGCGCTGGGCTTGGAAAGCAGGGCGCAGGTCGACGAGCTGGCCGGGAAGGCGTTCGCGGCGGGAGCGCAGCCCGCGAACGAGCCGATGGACGAGGGCCCGATGTACGGCAAGAGCTTCCACGACCTGGACGGGCACATCTGGGAGGTCTTCCACATGGACCTCTCTGGCATAACGGGCTGAGCAAGCCTGGTGAGCCGGATCCACCACGTCGCCGAGCGCCGCCCGCGCCCGGCGACGTGCTGTTGAAGGGAGATCAACCGACCGCACCGGCTCTTGGCACGGGCGGTGCTCGGCGGATACCGTGTTGATCTTCGCCGGGATGGCTCTGCTGCCGGTCGTGCGGGAACGCCGGGCGGCCCAGATGTGACCGCGTGCGATCAACCCGGCCGGGCGCGACGATGAGCCGGTCGGGGTCAAGGCTTTGCCGCCGGACAAAGGGAGTACCAGCGTGACGAATCCGCACCAGAACGTGAGCTTCGCCAGCAATGGGCGCACCGCGCACGGCTACCTGGCGAAGCCGTCGCGGCCGGGCCCGGGCGTGGTGGTGATCCAGGAGTGGTGGGGGCTGACCGACCACGTCGCCGATGTCGCCGACCGGCTGGCGGCCGAGGGGTTCGTCGCGCTCGCCCCGGATCTCTACGGCGGGCACACCACGCACGACGCCAGGCAAGCCGCGCGGCTGATGCAGGAGTTGCCGGTCGATCAGGCCGCCCGCGACCTCTCCGGGGCGGTCGACTACCTGCTGACGCTAGACGCGGTGACGAGTTCGGCGGTCGGAGTGGTCGGGTTCTGCATGGGCGGCAAGTTCGCGATCGTGCTGGCCGCACAGCAGGGCGACCGGGTCGGCGCCGTGGTGCCGTTCTACGGGCTGCCCTCGGTGGCGGACACGGACTTTTCCGGTCTGACGGCGCAGATGCTGGGCCACTTCGGCGAATACGACCGCTCCATCAGCATGGACGCGGTGGGCGAGTTGCGCGACAAGATCCAGCAGCAGTCCGAGGTACGACCGCAGATTCACGTCTACCCGGCCGGGCACGCCTTCTTCAACGACCAGAATCCGGCGTCATACCACGAGGATTCGGCTCGCATGGCCTGGCCTCGCACCCTCGACTTCCTTCGCCGTCACCTGACCTGATGCGGACCGGCGATTGCAAGGGAAATCGACATGCCGGTTTCCCTTGAAATCGACGGCTGATATGTACGGCCAATGTGCCTGCGGTGTGCCTTGTGCCCATTGACAACGCCTCGTCGGCGGGTAATGCTGGGCCAGCAATTGGCCGTACAAATGCTTGGGAAGGGGAGCTGTTCGATGCTTCCGTTGGACGGCGTGACCGTGGTGTCCCTGGAGCAGGCGGTCGCCGCCCCGTTCGCCACCCGGCAACTGGCCGACCTGGGTGCCCGAGTGATCAAGGTCGAGCGCCCGGCCGGGGACTTCGCCCGCGGCTACGACACCTCGGTGCAGGGCCTGTCCAGTCACTTCGTGTGGCTCAACCGAAACAAGGAAAGCATCGTCCTGGACCTCAAGCAGCAGGCCGACCGGCAGGTCATGGACAAGCTGCTGGCGCGTGCGGACGTGTTCGTGCAGAACCTCGCGCCCGGCGCGGCGACCCGGCTCGGCCTCGGCGCGGCAGAGCTGCGGGCGAGCTACCCCCGGCTGATCGTCTGCGACATCTCCGGCTACGGCAGCTCCGGCCCGTATCGCGACAAGAAGGCATACGACCTGCTGGTCCAGTGCGAGACGGGCCTCGTTTCCATCACCGGCAATGAGGCGGAACCGGCCAAGACCGGAATCTCCACCGCCGACATCGCCGGCGGCATGTACGCCTACACCGGGGTGCTGACCGCCCTTTACGAGCGCGAGCGCACCGGCCAGGCAACGGCATTCGAGGTCTCGCTGTTCGACGCGCTCGGGGAATGGATGGGATTTCCCTACTACTACGCCACATACAGCGGTACGCCGCCGCGGCGCGCGGGCGCTCGGCACGCGGCTATCGCGCCGTACGGGCCCTTCGCGGCCGGTGACGGATCGCAGGTGTTCCTCGGCGTGCAGAACGAGCGGGAATGGCTGAAGTTCTGCGAGCAGGTGCTCGACCGGCCCGAACTGGCCACCGATCCCCGATTCGACGCCAACCCCAAGCGGGTCGAGCACCTGGCCGAGCTGAAGGTGGTGATCGAGGCGGCGTTCGCGCAGCTGACCAGTGCGGAGATCGAAGCCCGTCTAGAGGAGGTCGGCATCGCCAATTCGCGGATGCGCACGATGGCCGAGTTCGCCGAGCACCCGCAGCTGGCCGCCCGCGACCGCTGGCGCGAGGTCGACTCGCCCGCCGGGAAGCTGCGCGCCCTGCTGCCGCCGGTGACAGTCGCGGGCCGTGAGTCGCGGATGGACCCGATTCCCGAGCTCGGCCAGCACACCACCGCCATCCTCGCCGAACTCGACGAACCAGTGCGCGATTGACCGGTGCGGTGGTCGTGCACGAGCGCATGCCGAGGCTCGCGTAGCAGGGCGCGCGCGCATGCTGCACCGGTCCGCTGCCTTCGGCCCTTCTCGGTAGTGATCTTGACGGGTCGGCGGCGGATGTCCGCCGCCGGTCCCGATACACGGCGGTTGCAATGAGTTTCGAGCCGCTTGGCTGACCCTATAAGGCGCTGCGGGTGCCTCTTTCCGAGCGAGTTCCGTCAGATGTGCCGGCCGCCGGTGATCTCCAGGACACAACCCGTCATGTACGACGACATGTCGGAAGCCAGGAACAGCACCACGTTGGCGACCTCGGCCGGCTCGCCCGCGCGCTGCATCGGGATCTCGGCGAGCTTGGCCTTCAACACGTCTTCGCGCAACGCCGCGGTCATGTCGGTGTGGATCAGACCCGGCTGCACCGCGTTGACCCGCACGCCCTTGTGCGCGACCTCCTTGGCGGCGGCCTTGGTCAGCCCGACGATGCCGGCCTTGGCGGCGCTGTAGTTGGTCTGCCCGATCATGCCGACCTTGCCGGAGATCGACGAGATGTTCACGATCGAGCCGTGGCCCTGCTCGCGCATCACCGCGGCGGCGGCCCGGGTGCCCAGCCAGGCACCCTTGACATGCACGTCTAGGACGGCCTCGAAGTCGGCCAGCGTCATCTTGCGCATGGTCGCGTCTCGGGTGATCCCCGCGTTGTTCACCATGACATCCAGCGACCCGAATTCGTCGGTGGCCGCCTCGACCGCCGCCCGCACGGCGTCCGGGTCAGTGACGTCGCAGGCCAGCCCGCACGCTGTGCCGCTCCCGCCCAGCTTCTCCGCCGATTCCTGGGCATGCTCGGCATTGATATCGGCGAGCACCACCTTCGCGCCGTGGGACACGAAGTTCTCCGCGATGGCGAACCCGATGCCCTTGGCACCGCCGGTGATGACCGCAACCTTGCCCTGCAACATCAAATCCTCCTTGCGCGCTTCCGGCGGCGATTTCCATGGAAATCGCGGAAAAATCGCCCTGCCGCCGGATGTGGTCGTCACAGCGTGGTCTCGGTACCGAAGATCGCCGTGACCTGGCTCGACAGTACGCCGCCGTTGCCGTGCGCGAGCGCCACGTCGGCGCCTCGGATCTGCCGCGCACCGCAGTCGCCGCGCAGCTGCCGCACCGCCTCGATAACGGTGAAGATCCCGTACATGCCGGGGTGGCAGTACGAGAGCCCACCGCCGTTGGTGTTCACCGGCAGCTTGCCGCCGGGCGCGATCTGGCCCTCCGCGACGAACGCGCCGCCCTCGCCCTTGGCGCAGAACCCGAGATCCTCCAGGAACAAGATCGGGTTGATGGTGAAGGCGTCGTAGAGCTCGATCACGTCGACGTCCCGCGGGGTCAGGCCGGCCATCTCGAAGGCCCGGCCGCCGGATTCGGCCGCCGCGGTGACCGTCAGGTCCGGCATCGCGGAAATGCTGCGGTGCGAGGTCGCCTCGCCGACCCCGAGCAGGAAGGCGGGCTGGCCGGGCAGTTGCCGCGCGCGCTGCGCGCTGGTCAGCACGACCGCGCCACCCCCGTCGGTGACCAGGCAGCAGTCCAGCTTGGTCAGCGGATCGCTGATCATCCGTGCGGACAGCACTTCCTCGCGGGTCAGCGGC is a window of Saccharopolyspora phatthalungensis DNA encoding:
- a CDS encoding CaiB/BaiF CoA transferase family protein, producing MLPLDGVTVVSLEQAVAAPFATRQLADLGARVIKVERPAGDFARGYDTSVQGLSSHFVWLNRNKESIVLDLKQQADRQVMDKLLARADVFVQNLAPGAATRLGLGAAELRASYPRLIVCDISGYGSSGPYRDKKAYDLLVQCETGLVSITGNEAEPAKTGISTADIAGGMYAYTGVLTALYERERTGQATAFEVSLFDALGEWMGFPYYYATYSGTPPRRAGARHAAIAPYGPFAAGDGSQVFLGVQNEREWLKFCEQVLDRPELATDPRFDANPKRVEHLAELKVVIEAAFAQLTSAEIEARLEEVGIANSRMRTMAEFAEHPQLAARDRWREVDSPAGKLRALLPPVTVAGRESRMDPIPELGQHTTAILAELDEPVRD
- a CDS encoding J domain-containing protein, which gives rise to MRGVDYYELLGVTRNATAAEIKSAYRSLARSMHPDVGGTAGTFRLLQEAYETLNDPVRRADYDGAGEPIRRPRVTGRRRRRSFGEDPAYVPKLPRLRLDDIPWWDTVDPDTRVRYLPVTGPDRAPTLALVGGWSLLLLAGLAVELSAMLMAAWLAVLVGSGVVIVLLLRRHVRAHRVNRSFAAEFGGQRIFGLPDGQDERAQQLTAELCAKYLTRLPGVRVFHGLSWPDSVFEDVHHAVLCGRRLVLVESKSWLPGHYTSDDEGTLWRNGHPFRGGATRLPEGVALFEELLPGIEVRGVVLIYPSRAGDITTVEQDGDPVSPMTPAQFVCDIGRWLAQDSATVDRDAFTTVLDQVVAD
- a CDS encoding thiolase, translated to MTLRGSTAVVGVAESDLGQVAHGLTPLDLVGQATVRALADACIQKSEVDGLFTASSYYPMSGMDTAEYLGIRPSYIDGSTIGGSSFVSHLLHAAAAINAGVISTALIVYGSTQRSDGGRLVSPSKPNPFEAPYRARYPISMYAMATARHMHQYGTTREQLADVAVAARQWAQLNPVAFMRAPLTREEVLSARMISDPLTKLDCCLVTDGGGAVVLTSAQRARQLPGQPAFLLGVGEATSHRSISAMPDLTVTAAAESGGRAFEMAGLTPRDVDVIELYDAFTINPILFLEDLGFCAKGEGGAFVAEGQIAPGGKLPVNTNGGGLSYCHPGMYGIFTVIEAVRQLRGDCGARQIRGADVALAHGNGGVLSSQVTAIFGTETTL
- the fabG gene encoding 3-oxoacyl-ACP reductase FabG — encoded protein: MLQGKVAVITGGAKGIGFAIAENFVSHGAKVVLADINAEHAQESAEKLGGSGTACGLACDVTDPDAVRAAVEAATDEFGSLDVMVNNAGITRDATMRKMTLADFEAVLDVHVKGAWLGTRAAAAVMREQGHGSIVNISSISGKVGMIGQTNYSAAKAGIVGLTKAAAKEVAHKGVRVNAVQPGLIHTDMTAALREDVLKAKLAEIPMQRAGEPAEVANVVLFLASDMSSYMTGCVLEITGGRHI
- a CDS encoding acetyl-CoA carboxylase; this encodes MSTVKAQQPGVFYRGPSPEADPYVREGGHVDVGQTIAVIEAVKTYSPVKAETSGTITRFLLDDGTEVAPGQDVVEVAEETSPLG
- a CDS encoding VOC family protein, with the protein product MSIKTFINLPVKDLNRAVDFFTALGFTFDQRFTDENATCMVISDDSYAMLLVEPFFRQFTKKELVDANKATEVLVALGLESRAQVDELAGKAFAAGAQPANEPMDEGPMYGKSFHDLDGHIWEVFHMDLSGITG
- a CDS encoding dienelactone hydrolase family protein, translating into MTNPHQNVSFASNGRTAHGYLAKPSRPGPGVVVIQEWWGLTDHVADVADRLAAEGFVALAPDLYGGHTTHDARQAARLMQELPVDQAARDLSGAVDYLLTLDAVTSSAVGVVGFCMGGKFAIVLAAQQGDRVGAVVPFYGLPSVADTDFSGLTAQMLGHFGEYDRSISMDAVGELRDKIQQQSEVRPQIHVYPAGHAFFNDQNPASYHEDSARMAWPRTLDFLRRHLT
- a CDS encoding DoxX family protein, coding for MTTSSNAAVSQRRGVHVTLWVLQALLAAFFAFAAVPKLIGDPTTVEMFGLIGLGQWFRYLTGALELLGAIGLLVPRLAGPAALGLACVMVGATITQLFVFDSPVMALPPLVLVLVFVALAWGRRQTIPFLANR